A single region of the Palaemon carinicauda isolate YSFRI2023 chromosome 17, ASM3689809v2, whole genome shotgun sequence genome encodes:
- the LOC137656462 gene encoding uncharacterized protein yields MERSKRKRREARDGEKQGKKERGERRRRKAREYREKQEEVRAKRKRRESSKEVDKQEKKERGKRRRTEEREAREKEEVGQENWKEAKEEREKKDKVERGKRQRYAKEKAEKPEKKRDKSRRREAREERKKEEKKKRCKIRVRGAREEGGKQEKKERGNRRREVREKRREAGEEGKNQEKKEISKRRGKEQERKERSRKRRREAKEIGDRQD; encoded by the coding sequence atGGAGAGAAGCAAGAGAAAAAGGAGAGAAGCAAGAGATGGAGAGAAGCAAGGGAAGAAGGAGAGAGGtgaaagaagaaggagaaaagcAAGAGAATATAGAGAGAAGCAAGAGGAGGTGAGAGCCAAGAGAAAAAGGAGAGAGTCAAGCAAAGAAGTAGATAAacaagagaagaaggagagaggcaagagaagaaggacagaggaaagagaggcaagagaaaaggaagaagtggGGCAAGAGAATTGGAAAGAGGCAAAAGAAGAAAGGGAGAAGAAAGATAAGGTggagagaggcaagagacagaGATATGCAAAAGAAAAAGCGGAGAAACCAGAGAAGAAGAGAGACAAGAGTAGAaggagagaagcaagagaagagcgaaagaaggaagagaagaagaaaagatgCAAGATAAGAGTGAGAGGAGCAAGAGAAGAAGGAGGGAagcaagagaagaaggagagaggaaaTAGAAGGAGAGAAGTTAGAGAAAAAAGGAGAGAGGCAGGTGAAGAAGGAAAGAACCAAGAGAAGAAGGAGATAAGCAAGAGAAGAGGGAAAGAGCAAGAGAGGAAAGAGAGAAGCAGGAAAAGAAGGAGAGAAGCAAAAGAAATAGGAGATAGACAAGATTAG